One genomic segment of Balaenoptera musculus isolate JJ_BM4_2016_0621 chromosome 11, mBalMus1.pri.v3, whole genome shotgun sequence includes these proteins:
- the SLC35B3 gene encoding adenosine 3'-phospho 5'-phosphosulfate transporter 2 isoform X1: protein MDLKFNSSRKYISITVPSKTQAMSPHIKSIDDIVVLGINLSRFNKLTQFFICVAGVLVFYLIYGYLQELIFSVEGFKPYGWYLTLVQFAFYSIFGLIELQLIQDKRRRIPGKTYIIIAFLTVGTMGLSNTSLGYLNYPTQVIFKCCKLIPVMLGGVFIQGKRYNVADVSAALCMSLGLIWFTLADSTVAPNFNLTGVILISLALCADAVIGNVQEKAMKLHNASNSEMVLYSYSIGFVYILLGLTCTSGLGPAVTFCSKDPVRTYGYAFLFSLTGYFGISFVLALIKIFGALFAVTVTTGRKGMTIVLSFIFFAKPFTFQYVWSGLLVILGIFLNVYSKNMDKIRLPSLYDVINKTAEVRRSGTLAQTV from the exons ATGGATCTCAAGTTCAACAGCTCCAGGAAATATATTTCTATCACTGTCCCATCCAAAACCCAAGCAATGTCGCCACACATCAAGTCGATAGATGACATTGTAGTGCTTGGCATAAATCTCAGCAGATTTAACAAACTTACTCAATTTTTCATATGTGTTGCTGGAGTTTTGGTATTTTACCTAATTTATGGATATTTACAG GAATTAATATTTTCAGTGGAGGGTTTTAAGCCCTATGGCTGGTACCTTACTTTAGTGCAGTTTGCATTTTACTCCATATTTGGCCTAATAGAGCTTCAGCTTATTCAGGACAAAAGGAGAAG AATACCAGGAAAAACCTACATCATAATAGCTTTTCTAACTGTGGGTACTATGGGGTTATCAAACACTTCCTTGGGCTACCTGAATTATCCTACCCAAGTCATCTTCAAGTGCTGCAAATTGATTCCTGTTATGCTAGGAGGAGTTTTTATTCAAG GAAAGCGTTACAATGTTGCTGATGTGTCTGCTGCCTTATGCATGAGCCTCGGCCTGATATGGTTTACCCTAGCTGACAGCACAGTTGCACCAAATTTCAACCTGACAG GTGTGATCCTCATCTCCCTGGCACTATGTGCAGATGCTGTCATTGGAAATGTCCAAGAGAAAGCTATGAAACTCCATAATGCTTCTAATTCAGAAATG gttTTATATTCGTATTCAATCGGTTTTGTGTACATtttattgggattgacatgcactAGTGGATTAGGCCCTGCAGTAACATTTTGTTCAAAG GATCCAGTTCGGACCTATGgttatgctttccttttttccctcactGGGTATTTTGGAATCTCTTTTGTTCTGgctttgattaaaatttttggtGCACTTTTTGCTGTAACAG TGACAACGGGGAGAAAAGGAATGACCATTGTCCTTTCATTTATATTCTTTGCCAAACCATTCACATTTCA gtaTGTATGGTCTGGTTTGTTAGTTATCCTTGGTATATTTCTCAATGTTTACAGCAAAAATATGGACAAAATAAGACTCCCATCGCTGTATGATGTGATAAACAAAACAGCGGAAGTGAGGAGGTCAGGGACATTGGCACAGACTGTCTAG
- the SLC35B3 gene encoding adenosine 3'-phospho 5'-phosphosulfate transporter 2 isoform X2, which produces MDLKFNSSRKYISITVPSKTQAMSPHIKSIDDIVVLGINLSRFNKLTQFFICVAGVLVFYLIYGYLQELIFSVEGFKPYGWYLTLVQFAFYSIFGLIELQLIQDKRRRIPGKTYIIIAFLTVGTMGLSNTSLGYLNYPTQVIFKCCKLIPVMLGGVFIQGKRYNVADVSAALCMSLGLIWFTLADSTVAPNFNLTDAVIGNVQEKAMKLHNASNSEMVLYSYSIGFVYILLGLTCTSGLGPAVTFCSKDPVRTYGYAFLFSLTGYFGISFVLALIKIFGALFAVTVTTGRKGMTIVLSFIFFAKPFTFQYVWSGLLVILGIFLNVYSKNMDKIRLPSLYDVINKTAEVRRSGTLAQTV; this is translated from the exons ATGGATCTCAAGTTCAACAGCTCCAGGAAATATATTTCTATCACTGTCCCATCCAAAACCCAAGCAATGTCGCCACACATCAAGTCGATAGATGACATTGTAGTGCTTGGCATAAATCTCAGCAGATTTAACAAACTTACTCAATTTTTCATATGTGTTGCTGGAGTTTTGGTATTTTACCTAATTTATGGATATTTACAG GAATTAATATTTTCAGTGGAGGGTTTTAAGCCCTATGGCTGGTACCTTACTTTAGTGCAGTTTGCATTTTACTCCATATTTGGCCTAATAGAGCTTCAGCTTATTCAGGACAAAAGGAGAAG AATACCAGGAAAAACCTACATCATAATAGCTTTTCTAACTGTGGGTACTATGGGGTTATCAAACACTTCCTTGGGCTACCTGAATTATCCTACCCAAGTCATCTTCAAGTGCTGCAAATTGATTCCTGTTATGCTAGGAGGAGTTTTTATTCAAG GAAAGCGTTACAATGTTGCTGATGTGTCTGCTGCCTTATGCATGAGCCTCGGCCTGATATGGTTTACCCTAGCTGACAGCACAGTTGCACCAAATTTCAACCTGACAG ATGCTGTCATTGGAAATGTCCAAGAGAAAGCTATGAAACTCCATAATGCTTCTAATTCAGAAATG gttTTATATTCGTATTCAATCGGTTTTGTGTACATtttattgggattgacatgcactAGTGGATTAGGCCCTGCAGTAACATTTTGTTCAAAG GATCCAGTTCGGACCTATGgttatgctttccttttttccctcactGGGTATTTTGGAATCTCTTTTGTTCTGgctttgattaaaatttttggtGCACTTTTTGCTGTAACAG TGACAACGGGGAGAAAAGGAATGACCATTGTCCTTTCATTTATATTCTTTGCCAAACCATTCACATTTCA gtaTGTATGGTCTGGTTTGTTAGTTATCCTTGGTATATTTCTCAATGTTTACAGCAAAAATATGGACAAAATAAGACTCCCATCGCTGTATGATGTGATAAACAAAACAGCGGAAGTGAGGAGGTCAGGGACATTGGCACAGACTGTCTAG